DNA from Tripterygium wilfordii isolate XIE 37 chromosome 15, ASM1340144v1, whole genome shotgun sequence:
AAATGCGCTCCCTCTTTTGTCTGGCTAGGATTCTTTTTCAGGTATAACAGCTGGAGTGGCAGCTGGGATGCCTGTTGTTGGTTTATCCACCAGAAATCCGGAAAATTTGCTGATGGAAGCAAAACCTACCCTTCTTATCAAAGACTATGAAGATCCGAAATTGTGGGCAGCATTGGAAGAGCTCGATAAGAAGGGAGGTGTAGAGACAGCTACCAACTAAATGTTACAAGTTTTCGCATATAGTATGAAGCTTATAGATCTCTTCAGCAACAGTTCAGTTGAATAATTCTGTTCAAGACCGGCCTCTATATTCCTCATGATGAGTTGCCGGGCATTTGATGTCAGGTTAGTTTTGTCAGATGTTAAATTGGTTTATAGGCATATAGCTATCGCCTGTCGATCCTTGTACCGTCCAGACTTATGGTTTAACAATATATTGATCGAGGAATACAATTATATGATTTAGCAAGATTTGAGTATGATATTCCTCTCAAACATGTGTAGATGTTCAAATCttaaataatttcaatttatcaatttgtTACCCGCAAGAAGTCTGGATTCTGGATTATCAAACACCATTCACCAAAGACTAGAGAGAGCTCGAGACATCTGCTGGCAAATATCCGGTAGTTCACCAGTGCATTGAATTAGaagttttttccttcttttcttttaacctCAAGCCTTGAAGCATGCAAATGCGGAGTTACAGAGGCGAAATTTTTATCGATCTGATGACAATAAAGTTATCTGTCGAGGGAATGAATCGGATTCACAGCAAAATTTGAAATCTGTACAGGCAGGTTCATCTTTGTTGGCACTTATCCCAGTCTAACTAAGGCATGATGCTCTACTAAATTCATGACACTTCTCATTTGGTCCATGAGACTGAATCAATTTCATCCCTTGCTGCCTTGTACAACTCAAGCTTCTTTTCCACCAATACAGGATCTTCATCCAGTAACTGTGCAAGTTGCTTTCTGACAGTATTCCCACTTATTTCCTTCCAATGGTACAGATATGGTTGGATACCAAACATGAGCCTATTGATCATTGTTTTGGTCTTGTTCCTTTTTAGTTTGGGTTTTGTTTGcgcctttttaaaaaaaaaaaaaaactgtgctAGTTGCTTTCCCTAGTAACTCAGGCACTTTGTGGCCAAAGACTAGGAGTGgcaaattaaaattttgaaaattatgtTCGAATATTTTATCAAATGTAGACATATCAAGTTTTAAGAAATAATTTAGAAAATCGTCATCAGATATACAAAATAAGGTCTCATCGAAAAAGATGTACACAATAGTTTAGCAGGACTATGTCCTCACAATTTCCACTGTAGATAAGAGATGATCATGCATCCCTCCCATCTCTTTTTTAATACAGGGGAAGGGGAAGTCTTGAACTCGAGACATTTATGAGATACCACATACATGAATGCCGTCTGAGCTACTCGTGGTTCTTAATCTTGAATGCCCACTAATGTGATCATTATCACCAAAGTCTTTATCCCATACTTTTGGGCTATAGTTGGAAGCCGTAgaaatcaacaacaacaaagaaaaacaaacttgTTTCTGCGAATTTTCTAGGCAGAAGATCTCAGTTCCATGATTTACGATCTGTCAACCTATATCAGCAGATCTGTATATCACCACCAGCCACTTGAGTAGCATCAGTGCTCTTCTTGGCGTTGGATTCCAAGTCATCCAGATAATGCTGATAGATATAAGAAATGAATGCCCAGATTGCCAATAGCAGAGCCATCACCTTCACTCCGTTCATCTTATCATGGAAGAAGATTACAGCCAAAACAGGGACAACAGGCAAACCCAATGTGCTAATGAAATTGGAGAATAAAGAAGACACCtcaaaaatcaaacccaacATACCCACTGAGGAAATTTGCCAACTAATTGCAGTCCAAATAAGATTCATAAGATAGGACACCCTTCCTTGTTCATATTCTCTCATCTCCATCTCCAATTCTCTCCAATCCCCACTTGCAAACAACCCCACAATGCAGCCACAAGTCGCAACGAATGACGGGTATATTTGCATATTCAGGACAACTGAAAAAGTCTCTCTCTTGATTATCTTTTCAAATGATAGTTGAAGTAGTGAAAGATACAAGGAGAAAGTAGCAGATGCACCAAGCGTGCACACGACACCAATCGCATACTTCCCCTTAGAAATTCCTGCAGTGCTTTCAGAATCCGAGTTGACTGCCAAAAGGGAGGCTGAAATGGTGAGAAGGACTAGAGAATTGAGTATAAATGGAGTGAACTTCTTTGAATTGAGGAAGTAAGAGAATAAGGCATTGAAGGCTAATTGGGTTGCACAGAGTAGAGAGTAAGTAGAGACAGGAAGGTACATGAGTCCGTATGAATACATCAAGTTATCACCTGTCAATAGTATCCcaaaaccaaaataaagcaaggcCATGACGGTGAGATTCGGACCTTTCAATTGTGTGGTGGTCGATTTTGGTGAAGGAGTGCAGAAAAAGAGGAGGGGAATTAGAATTGGGAAGCCTGCAGATTGAACAAAGGTAGCCATCCATTTATTGTTTCCACCTTTGTCATAATACAATCTTCCCAGAAGGGTAGCTACAGATTGTCCTGAGAGAAGAAACAGGATATAGCAAGAAATGCGGAGCCACCATTTGTAATGTATGAGTTTAGGAAGATGAAGTTTGTTAGTTATGAAGGCGTTTGCATCATCCACAGCTGAAATGAAAGTAACACAAGCATATATTATTAACCTGGGTAGTTCTAGGCAATCAAATAGAATTAAGCTCTACTAGCACAAAACCACCTAAACAGGCTTTCTAAGGCATCTCTTTCAACAAGCAAAGTAAAAGCAGCGACTTTAAGcagattttttttgataactgaGAATTCCCCAGTCCAACATGTCCACCAGATAACTGGGTCAACTCTAAACTCGGGTTGTGTTCATTTAGCCAGCTCAACGGTGGAGTCAGGAAGGACTGGGCCGAAAAGGGAGTTATCCGAGTCAACCTCACCATTCCAACTAAAGCTTCTTTTTATACTTGCAAACAAGCTAAATGGTTAGTCTACACTCTACAGGCTACTGTAAAAGGTCAAAGTAACAAATATTCATTGCCTAGTCAACCAAATCGGGATGATAGGATATTCTGGTCTTTTGCTCTGAGAATTTAATCAAAGCTTCACAGTCCACACTAACTGATCCCATCGACTTTGAGGCAGGGTAAATACACATAAACAGAATGAATACCAAGATTCCTCATACAATAGCAAGTTCGCTGAAAAGACTAACCTCTGATTTGCTGTTGGGATTCTGAGGCAACCTCCATGAGTCAATTATCACAGAATATGAACAATCAAAAGGAACTGCACAGTTTGTCAGTGTTTATATACAGACAACACCCACCAAGTTCAAAAGGTTATACGATAGTTTGACAAAGTTGACTTTTCAACTTTGAAATTTCTTACCTTACTACTTTTTTGTTTATACGCCATCCCCATTAGTCAGATCTTTAGGAAGCAGAGACTTTCAACGCGAAAGAAAATGGAGCAACGTCAGTGCGTTACAGTTCTTATACAAGCAAGTGAGCAACACTCGAACTTTTTGGGCCCAAGGTTAACTTGTATGTCCTTAGATTTCCGGGCCCAATAACTTGCTCATGTTACGAAAGATAGACAAATTGGGCCTAAAATCATTGCTATGATGCTATCTTTTGAGATTAATTGGGCCAAAGTTAACTTGCATGTTCTTAGATTTCCAGGCCCAATGCTCACTAGTTTGCCCCTGTAGCAGCAACAAATTTAGGATGCTCTCTCATGTTATGGTCTTAATTCCCAAGAAACGAGAATCATGAGTAACTTAAATGATATTCATGTGTGGTATATCATAAATGTCTTCGAATTCGCCTCCTCCATCCCcttgtgttaaaaaaaaataaaatcccacGAAACATTTTTCACAGTCTATTGCGTTTctgttaattaaataatttaatttctcaTTTCATGGTATGCGCTCTCACCGCCTCACGTGCTAGGCAGCCAAAGAAGGGAAATCAAAAGGGTCCCTTCCCTTCCTTCTCGCGTCACACCCAGCGGGGCCCCCAGGAGCTCCAGCCAATCATAGACTCGCGTGACGCGCGTATAAATTGTTtcctaattaatttttatttttaaattcttttacATCAGCTCCGACTCTCTGCTTCGCATTTTTgatccaagaaagaaaaaaaaaggaaagaacaaCGAAACACTCTCTCTCGGTTCGCCTCGTATTaccaaaccctaaccctaaaaaattGGTTGTGATTCGTTCTGGTAAGGGCTTGGCGATTGATCGTGATGGATCCACAGCAGAGTAACCTCTATGAGACTGCGTCGCAGCCCGACACAGGCACCGATGCATACACTTTCCTTGAATTTAATACACAGGGCGAATCCGACTTCGACTACCCTGAATTCCGGTCCCAGGTGGCCTGGCCGACGCCCTCTGATTCTCTCACCGCCTCGTCTTTAGAGCCCACCTCTGACCACCGTGGGGGCACATCATTATCGTCCGATCACCACTCTGAGTCCCCTGTTGTGTCTCCTGTGTCCTCGTCCACTGCAAAGGGTGGTGGGCGCGGTGGAGGAGCAGGCGGGAATAGCAGTAGTGCAGTGGAGGCTCTAGGAGCTGGGATGAGTGGGTTGAATTTTGAGGAGACTGGGGATGACGACGGGTATGAGTTCGGAAAAGGGGAATTCACCGAGCATGCCTGTAGGTATTGTGGGGTGTCTAACCCTGCCTGTGTGGTACGGTGTAACGCTCCGTCTTGCCGCAAATGGTTCTGTAATTCAAGAGGGAACACGTCTGGCTCGCATATTGTGAATCACCTAGTAAGTTTTTTGGGTGATCTTTTTGCCTTATTTTACTGCTTTGTTGACTGAAGGACGGTAGATAATTGTGGTTCCTAATCACTACATTGGTTACCTATATTTGACTGATGGATAGTGTATGCTACGTGAGAAATGTGTAAATTTAGAGTTAAGTAGTTcatgtttcttttctttgttgtggACCGTATCAATTTttgtagcttttttttttattatttttggagcACAGTTAATAAACTGGGGAATTGAATAGCAAAGAGCTTATTCACAATTTTAAACTCGTGTTAGGTTTTCGATGAGACTAATGTGTTATTGGAGAACCTATTAATGGATAAACTACAGTAGATTGGTAGATCAATCATTCATTGTAGAGTTTGGATAAGAATATTGAACCTGAAGATACATAAAGTTAAATGCAAGCTGGACAGAGACATATTTGAAAGCTCTGCTGTCATTCTTTCTTCATTGCTgattttttgattatttatttcGAACTCAGCATAAGGATGGACAAGGTGAGTGCAGAGAGTACATATAGTAATTCTTTATAAATGATACACGCAATAGCTTTGTTATGTGATCACGTGATACTATTGTTTATTCAGTTTCTTTTGTGATCATGTAAATATTTGGCAGGATAGTAAGGCCTTTTGGTTTGCAACTTTGGGGAAATGAGGAGGAAATTGTTCTAATGAATAATGGTAAAGagatgaaaatatgaaatttttgaaaagaTGGAACTAAGGCACCCTCTGGGAACCTTGCAGTAATAATTCTCACTTTTCCTTTTGgcgtttttaaaaaaatgcatcCATGCCTCGGCGCTTCCAGATTTAAGTTATGGGAAGGAGAGTTACAAGAAGGGCTTAACTAAAATCCTCAAAAGGATTGTCACAAAGACTAGAGCATCAGAATTTCAGGTTTCTACATTCTAGagcaaatatcaaaaaaatactaCGGATGACTCGCAATTATTGAAAATCTTATTGtttctctcaagtctcaacccatatcatccacataatgGCCAAAGGGAGAATCAGAATAGCCTTTTTCTTTGATACATCATTGCTAAGAGTACAGGAATTAGATATCTAAGAACAGTGATAGATATATATTCTAAATGTCTAATTAAGTGAATTTGCTGTAAGTGCCAATGATATGGTAAATTTTTGTATTAAAGTGTTGTTGAGAATCTCTTTTAGTTCATCTTTCTCTTATGAACACTTGCAAAGTAGGCGACGCTTAAATTAGTATGCTATGTGGTATGTCCACATAGGCTGAATTTCTCTGTTGATTACTGGTTTGGGTAATTGTTTTGGTTGTTTGCTATTGAATGAAATACTAAGGTTTTATTTAGGTAGTTGAATGCCGGTTAAGATGATATTCGTCTCTGCTTTGCTTAAAGTCACCTTTTTTCGCACTAGTAGATTTCTCACAACCCATTTAAACAATTTATCTTTTTGGAATGGCGGCTTCTCCAGGTCCGAGCAAAGCACAA
Protein-coding regions in this window:
- the LOC120015917 gene encoding probable purine permease 11, which codes for MEVASESQQQIRAVDDANAFITNKLHLPKLIHYKWWLRISCYILFLLSGQSVATLLGRLYYDKGGNNKWMATFVQSAGFPILIPLLFFCTPSPKSTTTQLKGPNLTVMALLYFGFGILLTGDNLMYSYGLMYLPVSTYSLLCATQLAFNALFSYFLNSKKFTPFILNSLVLLTISASLLAVNSDSESTAGISKGKYAIGVVCTLGASATFSLYLSLLQLSFEKIIKRETFSVVLNMQIYPSFVATCGCIVGLFASGDWRELEMEMREYEQGRVSYLMNLIWTAISWQISSVGMLGLIFEVSSLFSNFISTLGLPVVPVLAVIFFHDKMNGVKVMALLLAIWAFISYIYQHYLDDLESNAKKSTDATQVAGGDIQIC